The genomic window AGGGCGTGTTCGTCCGCGGTGAGCTTTTCTGAGTACCAAGTACTAAGTACAGTTTTTTACGTCCCGAGCTAGCAGGGGGTACCTACCCTAAACCGATCTGCGTAAATCTGCGACCATCTGCAGCGGCTTTTTCTGAGTACTGAGTACTATTCTCCGCCTCTGTTATCCTAAAAAGCTGCGGTTCCATTACATGTCACTGCACAAACTCCTCTCCGGCACTTAAAATTGTGCTTCAAGGAACTTTTTTCAAACTAGCTTTTTCGGACGACCATGGAAGACTTTTCAAGAATCAAACGCCTGCCGCCGTACGTGTTCAACATCACTACGGAGCTGAAGAACGCCGCGCGCAAACGCGGAGAAGACATCATTGATTTCGGCATGGGCAATCCCGACGGCCCGACGCCCAAGGCCATTGTGGACAAGCTGATTGAAGCGGTGCAGCGCCCGGCCACGCACCGCTACTCGGTCTCGCGCGGCATTCCGCGTCTGCGCAAGGCTATCTGCGATTGGTACAAGAGGCGTTACAACGTAGAGCTCAACCCGCAGACAGAAGCGATTGTGACCATCGGCTCCAAGGAGGGCATCGCCCACCTCTGTCTGGCGACACTCGATCGGGGAGATACGGTGCTGGTGCCGAACCCCAGTTATCCCATTCATGTTTACGGCCCGGTGATTGCCGGCGCGGATATCCGCAGTGTACCCATGAAAGCAGGGGTTGATTTCCTGGCCGAGCTGGAGCAGGCGCTGCGCCTGATGTATCCGCGGCCCAAGCTTCTGATTCTGAACTTCCCTTCCAATCCCACTACACAATGCGTGGACCTGACATTTCTCGAGCGTGTGGTCGCGCTCTGCCAGGAATACAAGCTGTATGTGGTGCACGACCTGGCCTATGCCGACATCGTATTCGACGGCTATCGCGCGCCTTCGATCTTGGAAGTACCGAACGCCAAGGAGATCGCGGTAGAGTTTTTTACTTTATCGAAAAGCTACAACATGCCCGGCTGGCGCGTGGGATTCATGACGGGGAATCCTAAGCTGGTGGCGGCGCTCAGCCGCCTCAAGAGTTATTTCGATTACGGAACATTTACACCCATTCAGGTCGCGGCCATCCTGGCGCTGGATGGCCCGCAGGATTGCGTAAAACAAATTTGCGAAAACTATCGCAAGCGCCGCGACGTCCTGGTGCAGGGCCTGAACAAGCTCAACTGGCAGGTTGAGCTGCCCAAGGCCACCATGTTTGTGTGGGCGCCGATTCCCGAGAGCTATCGCAAACTGGGCTCGCTGGAGTTTTCCAAAAAACTGCTGACCGATGCCAAGGTGGCGGTAAGCCCGGGTATCGGCTTCGGGGAATACGGCGACGACCACGTGCGCTTTTCCCTGATTGAAAACGAAGAGAGAACGCGCCAGGCAATTCGCGGCATTAAACACATGTTGAAAGCCGATGGCATGGCGTGAGTATCCGCCGATTGCTATTTCAGGAGGGCCGCGCCCGCCTGAGCGCATTGGCCATCATGGTCGGGGGTATCTCCCGAGGCGCCGATGGCGCCCACGATCTTGCCATCGATCACCAGCGGCACGCCGCCTTCTACCGGCACTGCGCCTTCAACACCGAGAATTCTTAAACCGGTGCCGCCTGCCGCCAAAGCATCCTGAAACGCCCTGGTGGGGCGCTTGAAGCGCGCCGCGGAGCGTGCTTTGTCAATGGCAAGATTGGCGCTGCCCAGTTGAGTGGCGTCCATCTTCTCGTAATAAACCAGGTTGCCGCTGGGATCAACCACCGCCACTGCCATGTTCCATTTATTTTTGAGCGCTTCCGCTAACACTCCGGCCGCTGCTTTTTTCGCGTCCTCAAGGGAAACGGATGGACCATATGGGTTGGGCATCATCTGCGCTCCTGCACGCAAGGCGCACAAGGCAACAACTGCGAAAATCAAAGTCTTTACCGATTTCATTGACATGGTGCTTCTCTCCTATCTTTATATATATGACCGCAATTTCAATATTCCACCGCTCCGAATCGATTCGCCCAGCAAGAGATTGAGACACACAGGAGCGCTCTGCAATTTATCAGATAACACCTCACATGAAAATGCTCTATTAACGATAGAGTTCCCCGAGGCCGCTCCCTCTTGCATCCAGGAGTATTGATGAAGTACGCTGCAGGGAACTACGAACCCCCAACCTTGGCCGCACATAACCCGGGACCGCACTTGCCGTGTGGTATCACAGTGATATCAAACCATTTATTTCTCAGGAATTGTTGGTTATCATTGTCCTGGGAAGTGTGTCTGGCGTTCAAGAATGCGGAGCATTTCTCGGGTGAGCACCAAGTGAGCGCCGGATAGTGCGGGGCGCAACCTTCTTGGGGGCTGCGGAGCCTTATTTGAAATGGTCTTTGAAAATTCGCAAAAGCAGTGCCCGTTTCTCAGTCCTCAGTGCTGAAAAACGGCCCCCGGATGTTATATATCCAGTAAACACCGCGGACTCTGCGCGACTGCCTCAGCAAGTACCCGCCGCGACCGCGGCGTTCCCCAGTAAATACGCTGCGATCATGCTGTTTTGTGGTCTCCAACCACTTGCTTGCAAGTGGGGAGGGGGGCTATCAGGAGTGCTGACCGGATGCAGAGCTTTGATAACTAAAAGGTAAATGGCGGCTTGCTCACTCCTGATTCAATCCCTGCCAATTCTTGAAACTGGTCTGGTAACTTTTGGCTACAAGTCCTTTCATATTCCAAAATTCCAAAGGAGTTACTTTAGTAACGGCCCAATATGAAATAAAGACTCAAACGTATGTCAAAATGGGATCAATAATTCGGGGGTTTGTGCTGCTCATCAGATTTTAGACACATCGCATGCGGGTCAAATATCGTATACTGTTGCTAACTGACTCCCCAGATTCGTGTAGCGATAATATTCATTGATCACTTTATCGAGGGGCATAATGGCAGTAGCCACTGACTCGCAAAAAATATCTGGCAATTGGAAGCGCGCCTGCTCTATTTATCCCATCTACATGGAACTCTCCAAGCGCTTTGAGCTGGGTATCCCACCTTGCAGCGACCTCGAATCACCATCGGCCCAGACCAACAATGAGGCCCTGGTGCGCGCGGAGCAGTGGTTTCGTGATGCAGACCATCTGATTGAAGTGCATCACATACGAAAGCTTTTGGGCCAAATTACGCTGGATGAAAATGTCTTGCATGACATCCTTACCCGGCAACTTGGCAAAGAACCTAAGAGCGAATCGGACCGGGACAAAATAGATTTCCTTCTTGTCCAGTATCTTGCGCAGTGTTTGCCGGCAGGCGTGTCGGCCCACGAACTCAGTCTTCAGCAGGCCGCCGAGGTGTTGCGGCCAATTCTGGGTGATGCCAGCCAGCCCCAAGCAATTCCGCGCCTGGAAGAGTGCATTGAAGACCTGAACCGGTCACAAAGTCTTGGCGATTTCATGGACCACATGATTCTCGAACGAGGACGCGCGGTAAAAGTTGCGGGCCGGGAAAAGCCTTTTGATCCTTTGTCCCTGGTTGCGTTTACGCGTTTCAGCTTCCTGGTGCGGCTTGGCTCAATTCGTCTTGTGCATGAAGATATTCTAGGATTAGACGAAGACCTGAGGACCCTGGAAAACGCAGGCGTTAAAAAAGTTGATTGCAGCTCAGCCGACCTTTCCAAACATGAATCCTTCGCATCCATCCGTAGGATGAGCGAGAAATGGAAGCAATCTTTTCCCGGAAAATATTCACAGAACTACTGGTTCACAGATGTTATCCGCGTGCGATCGTGCGTGAAGATGGAAATAGACCGACTGGCAGGCAAGAAAGCGGGCGAGGAGAGCTCATCCTCGGAAGGTGCCGGCAAAGCCAAGTCGCACGCGAAAGTCGAGGAGTTCCAGCTTAAGAATGAAGTCACGCGCTATATTCAAGAGATCGCAAGCCAGGTCAAATCCATAAAAGACGCACGCGCAGCCAACGCAATTAAGCTGGGTGAGTTACGGTTGATGCTTTCTTCCGAAGAGGTGGAGGCTTTCAGGCATGACTCGGGAGAGACAAATCTTCTGCTTCATAAGGTTGTCGCGGTGCGGGCCCTTCTTCTTACAGCCTTGGATAAGCCCGATACTATTGATCTTGCCGCAGCAAAAGTACTGGCGCAATCAGAAGCAGCAATCCTGCAGGAACGGATTGTTGCCGCCAGGGAAAAAGGCGATACCGATGTCATGGTCAATCTGACAGCCTGCGCGCGCTCCCTGCAAAAAGCCCTGGACAAAAAAGGTAAGACGACGAATTGATATCCTCTTCACTTCTTTCCTTCAGGTTCGCCCCAACGATGGCTTCGATCGCCTCCTCCTAGCAAGAGATTGATTTCACTATGACGCCCAAAACAATGAAAAGAGGATT from Terriglobales bacterium includes these protein-coding regions:
- the alaC gene encoding alanine transaminase, producing MEDFSRIKRLPPYVFNITTELKNAARKRGEDIIDFGMGNPDGPTPKAIVDKLIEAVQRPATHRYSVSRGIPRLRKAICDWYKRRYNVELNPQTEAIVTIGSKEGIAHLCLATLDRGDTVLVPNPSYPIHVYGPVIAGADIRSVPMKAGVDFLAELEQALRLMYPRPKLLILNFPSNPTTQCVDLTFLERVVALCQEYKLYVVHDLAYADIVFDGYRAPSILEVPNAKEIAVEFFTLSKSYNMPGWRVGFMTGNPKLVAALSRLKSYFDYGTFTPIQVAAILALDGPQDCVKQICENYRKRRDVLVQGLNKLNWQVELPKATMFVWAPIPESYRKLGSLEFSKKLLTDAKVAVSPGIGFGEYGDDHVRFSLIENEERTRQAIRGIKHMLKADGMA
- a CDS encoding heme-binding protein is translated as MSMKSVKTLIFAVVALCALRAGAQMMPNPYGPSVSLEDAKKAAAGVLAEALKNKWNMAVAVVDPSGNLVYYEKMDATQLGSANLAIDKARSAARFKRPTRAFQDALAAGGTGLRILGVEGAVPVEGGVPLVIDGKIVGAIGASGDTPDHDGQCAQAGAALLK